The following coding sequences are from one Nicotiana tabacum cultivar K326 chromosome 1, ASM71507v2, whole genome shotgun sequence window:
- the LOC107795405 gene encoding serine/threonine-protein phosphatase 7 long form homolog gives MDFSPAQRGPAEDKLLLLQGDHRSSFVWEGQLSDKPLRARRPDNLWEFMAQHPFHARVVARLQDTGFYTIFWIGWMQLDWSLITALVERWRPEMHTFHLPTGEATITLEDIQVLYGLRVDGRVVALPQYIRSMMHGQYLDMMGQFTGYRPQDDAVQRGGSRVALSGIRDHMAFLHPDITGETEDLHIESWGAVVLAYLYRSMCRASMLCAVDICGFLPLLQRIMPLHPPLPPLAPGEAYPFLPLASRWVLRHGNYRGIDAHHNLLLVRDVLDMLVAG, from the exons ATGGACTTTTCGCCTGCGCAACGTGGACCTGCCGAGGATAAGCTATTACTGTTGCAGGGAGACCATAGGTCCTCCTTTGTATGGGAGGGACAGCTATCGGATAAGCCTCTCCGCGCCAGGAGACCTGACAATTTGTGGGAGTTCATGGCGCAGCATCCTTTCCATGCCCGCGTAGTCGCGCGCCTACAGGATACAGGTTTCTATACGATTTTTTGGATTGGGTGGATGCAGCTTGACTGGTCTCTCATCACGGCCTTGGTAGAGCGGTGGAGACCGGAGATGCATACTTTTCACTTGCCCACtggagaggccaccatcacgctggaGGATATTCAGGTTTTGTACGGGCTGCGCGTAGATGGACGGGTCGTGGCACTGCCCCAGTACATTAGATCCATGATGCATGGACAGTATTTGGATATGATGGGGCAGTTCACTGGTTATAGACCTCAGGATGACGCTGTACAGAGAGGGGGCAGTCGCGTTGCTTTGTCAGGCATCAGAGATCATATGGCGTTTTTGCACCCAGACATTACCGGCGAGACGGAGGATCTCCATATTGAGAG CTGGGGTGCTGTTGTTCTCGCATACCTGTATAGGAGCATGTGCCGGGCGAGCATGCTTTGCGCGGTGGACATATGTGGATTTCTGCCCctcctacag CGGATCATGCCGTTGCATCCACCTCTACCACCACTTGCACCCGGTGAGGCTtatccgtttctccctctagcttctAGGTGGGTTCTCCGGCATGGGAACTACCGAGGGAtcgatgctcatcataatctcctcCTTGTCAGGGATGTGTTAGATATGTTGGTGGCCGGATag